In Pecten maximus chromosome 10, xPecMax1.1, whole genome shotgun sequence, one genomic interval encodes:
- the LOC117335437 gene encoding uncharacterized protein LOC117335437, with amino-acid sequence MPRKRKKSNRDRKAPLIFTESPVANQRNVPSPVCCALHPRTAQAVPVDQLDKSSWVSPQFSSTVQSEGQGGRRTLRRQKSSADNKGYKPECTCGSTGHDQVKGHGHAGSKYKSLEFLGSKKARTSVSVLEEVSIEENISPNVAKHQRNLRKQSLTSWIGDDCENEPVLKRKVKHKNSRLSTKSVERDDLNTGDNSIGPSTECSPLPRCPVDVCTPIINKENDTSLHTPVKQLFPGNSKEAGGISEYVQPKNMMNDVVMNSPTNEFYSQSPICDSVCDSEPEDKTPKSRYFLRKYFEMTICSTPKINHALGSRILVLDTPETEYGLPTRKRQCLQRKQDTS; translated from the exons ATGCCCCGGAAGCGTAAGAAGTCTAACAGGGACCGGAAGGCACCATTGATATTTACAGAGAGCCCTGTCGCTAATCAGCGCAATGTGCCGAGTCCTGTGTGCTGTGCCCTCCACCCACGTACTGCCCAGGCTGTTCCTGTGGACCAACTCGACAAATCATCCTGg GTGTCGCCACAGTTCAGCAGTACTGTCCAGTCTGAGGGTCAGGGCGGCCGTAGGACTTTAAGACGACAGAAATCTTCTGCCGATAACAAAGGATATAAACCTGAATGTACTTGTGGGTCAACAGGTCATGACCAGGTTAAAGGTCATGGTCACGCAGGAAGTAAATATAAGTCTCTGGAGTTCTTGGGCAGTAAGAAGGCACGGACAAGTGTTTCAGTACTGGAGGAAGTGAGTATTGAGGAAAACATCTCTCCTAATGTTGCTAAACATCAGAGAAATCTCAGAAAACAGTCTCTCACATCCTGGATTGGCGATGATTGTGAAAATGAACCAGTTTTGAAACGTAAAGTTAAACATAAAAATTCAAGGCTAAGTACCAAAAGTGTTGAAAGAGACGATTTAAATACTGGAGACAATTCTATAGGACCGAGTACAGAGTGCTCTCCCTTACCTAGGTGTCCTGTTGATGTATGTACCCCAATCATCAATAAGGAAAATGACACAAGCTTACACACTCCAGTGAAACAATTATTTCCAGGCAATAGTAAAGAAGCTGGGGGAATTTCTGAGTATGTCCAGCCCAAGAATATGATGAATGATGTAGTGATGAATTCACCTACAAATGAATTTTACTCACAAAGCCCTATCTGTGATTCGGTATGCGACAGTGAACCTGAAGATAAAACACCAAAATCAAGATATTTTTTGcggaaatattttgaaatgaccATTTGCTCTACTCCAAAAATTAATCATGCACTAGGCTCAAGAATTCTTGTTCTAGACACACCAGAAACAGAATATGGTTTGCCAACCAGGAAAAGACAGTGTCTACAAAGGAAGCAAGACACATCTTAA